Proteins encoded together in one Lathyrus oleraceus cultivar Zhongwan6 chromosome 5, CAAS_Psat_ZW6_1.0, whole genome shotgun sequence window:
- the LOC127086168 gene encoding uncharacterized protein LOC127086168 translates to MTTHSLLFYALILLASTFSLHFQAHAAPAGPLIKHLSSLIKWTRSATKMPQSDGNVLQFENGYVVETVVEGNEIGVIPYRIRVSEEDGELFAVDEINSNIVRITPPLSQYSRGRLVAGSFQGYTDHVDGKPSDARFNHPKGITMDDKGNVYVADTQNLAIRKIGDAGVTTIAGGKSNVAGYRDGPSEDAKFSNDFDVVYVRPTCSLLVIDRGNAALRQIILDQDDCDYQSSSISSTDILTVVGAVLVGYATCMLQQGFGSSFFSKTRHLRGEFKGQPSYEKHMPIPDSSKEDPGWPSFGQLIADLSKLSFEALASAFTQFIPSHFKSNSVNRGLTPLKDRLVMPEDEVKPPLVNRKTAHVTQTEIRQMPQVHTPSTAEKYSEVKPPKIKSSSFKDPSLSSKHRSSKRPEYAEFYGSSEIPSHTKSKSQKERTRHRHREKSGEVVSATNGAESKPVETRAAVDRSNSKFDHYSMRTSYVPGESFRFNSQ, encoded by the exons ATGACAACTCACTCTCTACTCTTCTATGCTCTCATTCTACTTGCTTCCACTTTCTCTCTCCATTTTCAAGCTCACGCTGCTCCTGCAG GTCCATTGATTAAGCATTTGTCTTCACTTATCAAATGGACAAGGTCTGCCACCAAGATGCCACAATCAG ATGGGAATGTTCTTCAATTCGAGAATGGTTATGTAGTTGAGACTGTTGTGGAAGGAAATGAAATTGGAGTTATCCCTTATCGGATCCGCGTCTCTGAAGAGGATGGTGAACTCTTTGCTGTTGATGAAATTAATAGCAACATTGTTCGAATTACCCCACCATTATCTCAGT ATAGTAGAGGAAGATTGGTAGCTGGGTCGTTTCAGGGCTACACTGATCATGTTGATGGAAAACCTAGTGATGCTCGGTTTAATCATCCCAAAGGCATTACTATGGATGATAAAGGGAATGTTTATGTTGCTGATACTCAGAATCTTGCAATTAGAAAGATTGGAGATGCTG GTGTTACAACCATCGCTGGAGGAAAGTCAAACGTAGCTGGCTACAGGGACGGGCCTAGTGAGGATGCTAAGTTCTCaaatgattttgatgtggtatATGTTCGGCCAACCTGTTCCTTGTTGGTCATTGATAGAGGAAATGCTGCTCTTCGACAAATTATTCTTGACCAGGACGACTGTGATTACCAATCTAGTTCAATTTCCAGCACAG ATATCCTTACGGttgttggtgctgttttggttgGATACGCTACATGCATGCTTCAGCAGGGATTCGGATCCTCTTTCTTCTCAAAAACA AGACACTTGAGAGGAGAGTTTAAAGGGCAACCAAGCTACGAGAAACACATGCCAATCCCGGACAGTAGTAAAGAAGATCCTGGATGGCCATCTTTTGGACAACTTATCGCCGATCTTTCTAAGCTATCCTTTGAAGCATTGGCTAGCGCATTCACTCAATTCATACCCTCGCATTTCAAATCTAACAGCGTGAACAGAGGACTAACACCGCTGAAGGATCGTCTCGTGATGCCTGAAGACGAAGTCAAGCCTCCGTTAGTCAATAGAAAAACCGCACATGTTACTCAGACCGAAATTCGGCAGATGCCACAGGTCCATACTCCAAGCACTGCTGAGAAATATTCAGAAGTAAAGCCTCCAAAGATAAAATCAAGCAGTTTCAAGGATCCTTCGTTGTCAAGTAAGCACCGATCTTCAAAACGACCCGAGTATGCTGAGTTCTATGGATCTAGTGAGATTCCATCGCACACCAAATCTAAAAGCCAAAAAGAAAGGACAAGGCATCGACACCGAGAAAAGAGTGGAGAAGTTGTTTCTGCGACAAATGGAGCCGAGTCTAAACCTGTTGAAACAAGAGCGGCGGTTGATCGTAGCAATTCAAAGTTTGATCATTACAGTATGAGGACTAGTTATGTTCCTGGAGAGTCATTTCGATTCAACTCTCAGTAA